Within the Halichoerus grypus chromosome 2, mHalGry1.hap1.1, whole genome shotgun sequence genome, the region CCAAAAGGCACACCTAAAAGAAAACCTGCTaagaagaaaagccaaaaaaagagTGCTACAACACCCCTGAAGCaggttattttaaaacattgagaTTGAACTTCAAAGAAtttcttgttgctgtttttaataatagtgtaaaatatttttaacttaaatgatTAGTATAGTGTTTTCCATTGACAGGTAATcacaaaatttctaaaatagCTATTAAAGTTTCTCTAGTTTAGGAACATACATGTTAATAAAAGCATAATGAATTAGGTGGGAATGGTCCATTGAAGATTGTGTTTACTTTATGTGAGGGGTGGGGTTGAGGAACCCAGTGCTATTTGGGAGGAGTATCTCAGAGCCTTAATCTGAAATGGCAGTATTCTGCTTAAGTTGAGAGATGGCTATGcttttattcccccccccccgcctttggACCACAGATTTTGTGGTCCCTTAAACTAATACCCAGGAACTAGATATTCTGGGTGGAATCATTTCTCCTATTTAAAACAGTAGACCCGAAAGCTAAATATTTTGGTGTCTTATCAGTTCCTTTAGTTTTATCATTACCACGGGGGAAGAGAGCTAACATTTGATAAGCTCTCCCTATGTGCTGGACCAGAGTGCAGGACACTTTACACACTTCCCCCCCTTTCTGTTCTTCATGACAAATATATGAGGtagattttattataattacttaacagataaggaaaatgagacttAAAGAGATTAAGATACTTGTTCACAATTATATAAATGGCAGATTTTATATGGCAAATAAGTGGCttgattatataaataaaattatatttatattggaaattcatatttatatgtttttggcCCCAAACCTTTTTGACTATATCATTCTGCATTCCAGATGAGGTAACTGGAGACTATCCCTTCCACAATCTACCATACCCTACCTAAACAAGACTGCAGTTCAtcctctttaaaagaaatatgcgagtatctttggtttcttttatagTGGAAAGTTGGTGACAAATGTTCTGCCATTTGGTCAGAAGACGGCTGCGTTTACCCAGCTACCATTGCGTCAATTGATTTTAAGAGAGAAACCTGCATTGTGGTTTATACTGGATATGGAAATAGGGAGGAGCAAAATATGTCCGATCTACTTTCCCCAGCCTCTGAAGTAGCTAATAATGTAGAACAGAATGCTCAGGAGGTAAGgataccggggggggggggggggaattctTGGAAGCCAATAGGGGATGAGAAACTAAACACTATAACTAGTTGTTAGTTTGATCTATTGACGCACTAATTCTTTTTTAGTGAtactttagggacgcctgggtggcttatttggttaaatgtctgccttcggctcagcagggagcttgcttctccctctgtctgccccccccgccccctccccccaccccacttgtgcactctctcacgctcactcactctctgacaaataaataaatctttaaaaaaaaatacctttataaCAAAAAcacatctattttttctttttaaagaatgaaaatgaaagtcaaaTTTCAACAGATGAAAGTGAGAACTCCTCTAGGTCTCCTGGAAATAAACCAGATAACATCAAGTCAAAAGCTGCTCCATGGAACTCTTttctccctccaccaccccccatgCCAGGATCAGGACTGGGACCAGGAAAGGTAAATTTCTACCCAGAAAAGGTTTCCCAGGAAATAGTTAAGAACTTTCCACCCCTCCATTAAGTGAGTTTTAGCTTTTCTGTGAAACTTTTGTAGTTTTCTGTAGATACTGTAAATCTACACTTG harbors:
- the LOC118522819 gene encoding survival motor neuron protein isoform X2; this translates as MAMGGGGGVPEQEDSVLFRRGTGQHALKNGDISEASDKPKGTPKRKPAKKKSQKKSATTPLKQWKVGDKCSAIWSEDGCVYPATIASIDFKRETCIVVYTGYGNREEQNMSDLLSPASEVANNVEQNAQENENESQISTDESENSSRSPGNKPDNIKSKAAPWNSFLPPPPPMPGSGLGPGKPGLKFSGPPPPPPPPHFLSCWLPPFPSGPPIIPPPPPICPDSFDDADALGSMLISWYMSGYHTGYYMGFKQNQKEGRCSHFN
- the LOC118522819 gene encoding survival motor neuron protein isoform X1, with protein sequence MAMGGGGGVPEQEDSVLFRRGTGQSDDSDIWDDTALIKAYDKAVASFKHALKNGDISEASDKPKGTPKRKPAKKKSQKKSATTPLKQWKVGDKCSAIWSEDGCVYPATIASIDFKRETCIVVYTGYGNREEQNMSDLLSPASEVANNVEQNAQENENESQISTDESENSSRSPGNKPDNIKSKAAPWNSFLPPPPPMPGSGLGPGKPGLKFSGPPPPPPPPHFLSCWLPPFPSGPPIIPPPPPICPDSFDDADALGSMLISWYMSGYHTGYYMGFKQNQKEGRCSHFN